A single genomic interval of Trachemys scripta elegans isolate TJP31775 chromosome 3, CAS_Tse_1.0, whole genome shotgun sequence harbors:
- the LOC117875518 gene encoding taste receptor type 2 member 40-like, whose translation MKKSLDPAAIFYLIISAIELSVGVLANGYIVALNCIDWAKSRTLSSYDKIITSLAFSRFCLQFLVTLNNISSKVYQNIFDRFQTLQPYLVIWMFINQVSLCFASCLSVFYCVKIATFNQSLFSCLKLKISKLVPWLLWGSVLYCLVTTVAFTLFSYSYCVSSHNSTDRLSTNSTMSDKIKNLLEFTFLIHSVGSIFPLVLFIASSVLLIISLWRHIRKMNLNSDLNQNFRNPNTDAHMRALKSVVSFFIVYNIYYVASTFPIGNPSYFNDEWKYMVCIFIAAAYPSVHSIILILGNPKLKLASANILHSANSCFRKVTS comes from the coding sequence ATGAAAAAGTCTTTAGATCCTGCTGCTATTTTTTATCTGATCATCTCAGCAATAGAATTATCAGTGGGAGTTCTTGCAAATGGATATATTGTTGCCTTAAATTGTATCGACTGGGCCAAAAGCAGAACATTGTCTTCGTATGATAAGATCATAACCAGTCTGGCCTTCTCCAGATTTTGCCTACAATTCTTGGTGACATTAAACAATATTTCATCTAAGGTATATCAAAATATCTTTGATAGGTTTCAAACACTACAGCCTTACCTAGTTATCTGGATGTTCATAAACCAAGTGAGTCTCTGTTTTGCAAGCTGCCTTTCTGTGTTCTACTGTGTGAAGATTGCCACTTTCAACCAGTCCCTCTTCAGCTGTTTAAAATTGAAAATCTCCAAACTGGTGCCATGGCTGCTTTGGGGCTCTGTGCTTTACTGCTTGGTTACCACAGTTGCTTTTACATTGTTCAGCTATTCCTATTGCGTATCCTCTCACAACTCCACAGATCGTCTATCAACAAATAGCACGATGTCAGACAAGATAAAGAACCTTTTGGAGTTCACTTTTCTGATACACAGTGTAGGATCTATTTTCCCCCTTGTCTTATTTATTGCTTCATCTGTTCTGTTAATCATATCCCTTTGGAGACACATCAGGAAAATGAACCTTAATTCAGACCTTAATCAAAATTTCAGGAACCCCAACACGGATGCCCATATGCGTGCTCTTAAATCTGTGGTGTCCTTTTTCATCGTCTACAATATTTATTATGTGGCTTCAACATTCCCAATAGGAAACCCATCCTATTTCAATGATGAATGGAAATATATGGTGTGTATATTTATAGCTGCTGCCTACCCTTCTGTACACTCCATTATCTTGATTCTGGGCAACCCCAAATTAAAACTGGCCTCAGCAAATATTCTGCATTCTGCCAATTCCTGTTTCAGAAAGGTTACTTCATAA